The Cinclus cinclus chromosome 3, bCinCin1.1, whole genome shotgun sequence genome has a window encoding:
- the FBXO16 gene encoding F-box only protein 16, translated as MAFAPPKNAAGSKLQLQLSAWTPLNHQLMNDQVFEERRSLLGKWFDKWTDGQRRKILVDLLERCSLSQQKFCAKQLQARVPTEAVDFTTRLPRVLSLYIFSFLDPRSLCRCAQVSWHWKYLSELDQLWMLKCLRFGWLINFCPTPFEQGVWKKHYIEMVRELRLTRPKTPSKDEFIVIDVQPVKSNVPERKLPMAGRGTTRGKKELPPWRSSDRNPTDTIRYNYLDNSDPIEQATQARRKGGGHTPDLSRQEAERKKRGGRGSARLRKVKSLLSLPADLDPVPKPPVRPSWASPHQTEAKALARSSLWNAGIRPGPVRAPKRRQRGPGDVPRGDARSPSPPLFEVQPWPIPSSNQGSDTE; from the exons GTATTTGAAGAAAGAAGATCCCTGCTTGGAAAATGG tttgacaAGTGGACAGATGGCCAGAGGAGGAAGATCCTGGTGGACCTGCTGGAACgctgctccctgtcccagcagaaaTTCTGTGCCAAGCAGCTCCAGGCTCGAGTCCCCACCGAGGCCGTGGATTTCACCACGAGGCTCCCTCGGGTCCTGTCCTTGTAcatcttttctttcctggaCCCACGGAGCCTCTGTCGATGTGCACag GTGAGCTGGCATTGGAAGTACCTGTCGGAGCTGGACCAGCTGTGGATGCTGAAGTGCCTGCGTTTTGGGTGGCTCATCAACTTCTGCCCCACGCCCTTCGAGCAGGGAGTGTGGAAAAAGCACTACATCGAGATGGTGAGGGAGCTGCGCCTCACCAGGCCCAAG ACTCCTTCCAAGGACGAGTTCATAGTTATCGACGTGCAGCCAGTAAAAAGCAACGTCCCAGAGAGGAAACTTCCCATGGCAGGGCGGGGGACaaccagggggaaaaaagagctcCCTCCTTGGCGTTCCTCCGACAGGAACCCCACAGACACCATCCGCTACAACTACCTGGACAACTCTGACCCCATCGAGCAGGCCACGCAGGC gaggaggaagggaggagggcaCACCCCAGACCTGAGCAGGCAGGAGgctgagaggaagaagagaggggGTCGTGGATCCGCTCGTCTCCGCAAGGTGAAATCCCTG TTGTCACTTCCTGCAGACCTGGATCCTGTCCCAAAGCCCCCAGTCCGTCCCAGCTGGGCCTCACCTCACCAGACAGAGGCCAAGGCTCTGGCCCGGAGCTCCCTCTGGAACGCCGGGATTCGGCCGGGACCTGTCCGAGCTCCAAAGCGGCGGCAGAGAGGACCCGGAGATGTCCCCAGGGGGGACGCCAGGTCCCCGT CACCTCCTCTGTTTGAAGTTCAGCCCTGGCCCATTCCTTCATCCAACCAAGGATCCGACACGGAATAA